In the Pelmatolapia mariae isolate MD_Pm_ZW linkage group LG10_11, Pm_UMD_F_2, whole genome shotgun sequence genome, AGGGCTTCGCGCTCATCCGAGTCCGTCTGTCTCCCGCCATCCGCAGGGAGCCCCGAGTCTTCTATTGTTcaagaacacacacaaacaaatgtgGGAGCACAGGAAAACCATTTATATACTGGTTCACTTATAGTATCATTAAGCATTTTTAGACTTTACCTCCCAGCTCCCCATTTTGCTGCTCCTTTACACCCAGTCGCCTCTGAAGTAGTTCACCTTCGGCCCCACACTTTGCCATCTCATTCATCTGGAAGGCGTCCTGCCGAGACAAGAGACGGGCCTTGAGCGCAGCGTCACGCATGCTGATCTGCTCGCCAGATCTGAAAGCGCTACTGGtcccaaacaaacacagagtcgCTTTCAATAACACGGAGAACCCCCAGATATTTTCCACTCGCAAGCATGTCTTCATACACACTCGCACACGGGGtaaacagctgctgtttttcctaCTCCTGCATCCTGCAGAGCGCCAGTAACCCAGTCAGGCCTGTGCATGACCTAATAAGTACTTTAATTAGCGCTGATACTGGGAGCGCATGCAAATCTTGTTCATTTTTGTGTGCGGACAACTTTTGAGAAGTTTCTCCCAGTAATCAAAAAACTGTTCCCTATCTTCAATATGTTTAAATAATAGATTTAACGGTGTAAGACGGTATTATGCTTTATGCTTCCTCCCTTCATTTGTTCACAGGAGATCCACACACCTCCGTGCTCGTGCCTGCAAGCATGTAAGTGTGTCACTACAGAGCCTCGTGTCTCTCAGGAATCAGTGAGCATCAAGATGGGGACTCTGACACTGAGGTGTGCAGCTCACCATCTGCTGGAATTGCCAGTTCCTCTTGCAGACACATACATACTCTCAGAGCTTAATCCCTCTATTCTGTGCCCTAGCTGTGCACCTCTGGCTGTTTAAaatctgcaaaaataaaattgcACAGCACATGCATCCCAGATGAATGTGAAGTACATAGTTTGTGAGACTTCCACTCAGTGCTTGCTGAAGGTTCAAGAACCTGAACACAAATGTATGTTCAGCATGTTTCAATGAAAACACGCTTCCTGATCACTGAAACGGCTCACACTGGCAGCTGTGAATAGTTTGCAGGCTATTTTGTGCTACTGAGATGTTGCACACCAAAAAATGATATTCTTCTTATACATAAAGAACTGCACATACACTCAGTGGCAGATTTCAAACCTTCAGGACATGCGCTCATTAGAAGCACTCGCTCAATGCTACAACAAATCATTTGCTCGTTTGCACATGAGAAAACAGCTTTGTCCAAGAACCATGCTATTCATCATATCCTGTGAACAATCCTGACAATAGAAATCTGTGCCAAACCGGTCTGTTTGTGCAAAACATGAACTTTTGCTGCCACAAATGTGTGCTTTATTCTGCAGAACAGCTATTTTGTTCAGGAGTTAAACTGCAAACTGTGCGTCACAGCCAGCACCCAGTAAACAGTTTCATAACGACACTTCTGCTTATGTGAGACTCAGTAGCACAGCGCTGCTCCAGCGCCTGATTGCGCAATCGCTTCTACCAAAACAACTCAGACCTGTTGAGTAACTGTGAGGGACAATGAGAAATTCAAGACAGAGCGCACACACTTCCAGATGAGAAATCCAATACGGCGTAATCGATTCACACTTTTGTTAAACACAAATGAGAGCTGCACACTGGAGACAGGTTATGAAATgagtgcaaaacaaaaacaaaggccTTAAATATGACACCAAAGTCTGTTCTAGAAATGCATGATGCACAGAGAGTAAACTCACCGTTCAGCTGGAGTCTAGTCTGCAATGAGCTCTgagcttgtaaaaaaaaaccctgcggTGGAGCCCCAGTAGCAATGTAGGGCAAGAGCACGCTTCCCCACGAATTGCATCATAATTCGAGTGCAGGATATGGTGATGAAGGGGGCCAGTGAGGGATAGAGCAGTGATGCTGGGtttcttgggggggggggggggggctcacagaagaaagacacacaaacacagaaagagggagagatttCATCTTTTGCCTGGTCAAACCTCCAGAGAGGCAGTCTAATTAAGACTCTATAAATAAGTGGATCACTTTCCTGGAGCGCACTTCTAACACGTCTCAGTCCTCTGCAGGTTTCACATTGAGGATGCATGAACGGCATCGTgtcaaattagaaaaaaacaactccAAAACTAAGGACATTGCATTTTTCAGGTCATAAGTACAGACCTCAGCTGTCTGCTGGCATGTTTGAGTTCCTGTCTCATCTCATTTGCcagagttaaaaaaagaagttgtCTTCTCCCACAGGTGGAAGGTGTTTCTGCGAGGGCTCGAACAGAGTCCAGGTTTACTGTCTCCTGGGATCTTGTTAAGAAAGCGGAATGATGGGAAGATTCCAGAGCAGGTGTCATTTACCACCTGACCGCACGACATGTGATCTTAATATGACAAAGTACAGCCTCTGCTCAGCATCTGCCTGGACGTGGTAGCTCTGAAATGAGTTCAGTTATATTCATGTCAGAGGTCATTTAGTTcgtattttaaaaaagcacgAAAACATTACAATAGTTTCAAATGAAAAGTGTTTCCACAGAAATGTATTTGGAGATTTTATTTGTACATGTAGACCTCCGATCTTTGTTTTCTAATATGGAACATATTTGTATTCtttatttgtctttgtgtttaaaTCACAATCTTCAAGATTAAATATTGTCTGTTTTAAAAAGGACTGATGGGAAATACAAGCAAAATATCAACCTGTAATATTGTGCTCCTTAGTACTCATCAAACGAACTAGATGAAGGGCTCATAGTTACACAATCCTTCATAACACACACAACGCTTTGCTCTGTCACGTCTCAGCTTGCAGTCTGATTTCAGTGATGTGGGCAAGTGGACGGgatgtaatctgattactgtcAGATCATGTACAGCTGCTTGTAACAGAAACTAACTGTTTTGTTCAATAGAGGGCAGTGTTACCTTGAAGTTTGAAAACCTCACTGGGCTTATTGGGGTCACGGTTGGGAAAGTCCCAGGATTATGTGTTGCATGATGTCTGTATTCCCTGTGGAATCCCAGCAGTTAATGTCACTTAGAAAGTGGAATGTATCGGTTTGATTAGCTCTCCGTGGGAAAGCAgagacatgtttgtttgttaaactACATTTTAACCTGTTAAACCTccagcatgtttaaaaaagcTGATACCTGGAGATTCAGCAGGATGATGCAGGAGCTCTTcaggagagatggagagaagcAAGAAAGCATGTGAGTGCTAAACAGGGCTAAAATATTTGTACTTGTTTGACAGCATATGGCACCTGTTGGTATAACAGCTCATGTcccagtgtgtgtgtagtgAAGTGGAAGCGATCAGGAGAAGACTTTCCAATGCTGTAAGCAACTACAGAGAGAAGAAGGAGCTCCAtgaccagctgctggaggatggGCCGATACCTGGAGAGAAGATAACGGCACTGAAGGCAGAAAAAAGAGCTTGTTATATTATACCTTAACAGCTAAACTAGACTTAATGGCAAAGAAGGGACTTTTATATACACACTGTTCATGGGCTGTAGTCTCACAAACTAGAATAACGCTGTGCACGTCACTCCTCTGTGGaacatttcaaaataagttATGGCACCGCTATGATGACATCGTTGATGATTGACTGTGTATCCAGGTTACAGCAACAGatggaaacaaagagaaaactcTGGAAGGAGGAATATGAAAAAAGCCTGCGCTGGGAGCTTTGGGCTCAGCGCGAAACATTAATAAGAGAAATGGTGAGAGGCATGCACAAGTGTATCCTTTCTTGACTTCAGCCAAAAAACATCGGTACAAACGCTGTTTCATCTTGGAGTTCAGGCCTGGTCACGACCCTGTCACGCACACCAGCTGGCCACTATTGAACGTTGCAGATTTCATTGATGTCAAAAGCAAATCACTGGTGTTGATTTCATGTTCTGATTGGAGGCAGAGAATCAGCAGCTGAGGCACAAAAATGAACATCTGCCTGCTGAGGTGACGTCTGAGTCTCCAAGTATACTTGTTGTAACGATTTAACACCACATTTTGCCTCTAATGGCTGGAGTCGTGTAAAAGCTGAAAGAATTTCCAACTAAATCAGAAACAGTCATGCTCTGCTCTGCTTCTCTTTCAGCTGTATTATCTCAGGGGGAAAGGTCAGAAAATGAGGTCAGCTACGCAGAAACTGAAGGTAATTTTTGTTTCAAATTGCTTATTTGACCAAATAGCACACTGATAGCTGTAGCAAAGATAGGAGACGGCTGGTATTTTCTGTGTCCTGTAGCACAAACTGGAGGAGATAGTCTTACATAGTAAGGATGAAGAAACACTGAAGGTATGAACAGCTTCATCATCTTTCGGATGCCATGTCTGCTACGAGTCTTTTTGCTGTCAGAGACGTGACGAGTTGATTGGAATGTCAGTCAGAGacttaaatatgaatgaagtTTGCCGACTGCGCTCAAACGTTTCATCTTTTGTCTGCAGGATCTAAGAAAGGAGCAACGAGAGTTACAGAAGCAGCTGGATACCAGACAGGAAAATGAACCTCTGCAAGCAACGTGATCATTTAtgctggtttaaaaaaagtctCAGTTACTCAGTGACACCATTAACCAGTAACTAACATGAACTGAAACTACTCTCAGTGCAGCACGCTCCAGTCTTTGATGAGCAAATCTCAGTTTCTATATTACACTGAATTTTCTCCCATCTGTCCGTTCTTCACTTTCACAGAGCTGCACTGCAATTCCAAGAGGAGTCCAGGAGAAACACAAAATATGGTAAGCATAGCACAGCACCATTGTTTAGCATCTTTatggaaaacatatttaaaagcaGCTTCACCGCTAGCTCTTCCTCGCCTTCCACTCTTTGGGAAGTGCTTCCTTGCGGTTGAGTGAGTCCACTTTAATGACTGTTTGGAAACAGAGGGGTTTACAGTCCTTAGTTTTGCAATAAAACTCACATTTTAACGGTAATGAATTAACATTTCATATCTGTGGGTCATGACTGGGACTATTTCATAACGAGACACTGTACACTCCTGAGCAACCATAACACGTATTACCACAAGCTGCTGATTTTGTGCCTTTGTCTTTGTACAGATGCCAAAAATAAGATACAACATTACAACATTTGGgcacaaaatgaaaagacaaaGATGAGGTACTTAACCGCACATCACACTAAAACAGTTCCCTTGTGCTTTGCTGATTTGAGTATTATGTGTTTGTGCTTAGTTGGTGGTGTAACTGTGTCAAGGTCGTGTGGGAAGGAGTAAAGTTAGGAGGCATCCTCCTCGGTGTGCTCGTTTTGGTGGCCTCTGTCTGCGTCACTCCGCCTCCAACCTGCGGGAATCCGACCGTACAGCACACAGCGTCCATCCTGTTTGTTAACAACTAGCTGGACTTCATATGAGTCTACACTCCACCTAACGCACTAGCATTAACATCAGCCAGTAACGGGGCTCTCTCATCTGGGGCTCTTTGcaaggtttaaaaaacaaaacaaaaactgtgcagCGCTGTGTCGTTGCTTTCAAGTTAAATAAAAGAGTAAATAATTggaaaactattttttaaaagtatgttGAACCTGAGCCTGTTGAGACACGCAGCACTGAGATCATGATTACGGAGGCTCCCCGGCTGTGTTTTCTCTATTACATGATGtttgaatgatttttaaatggCACTTTCATACTTTGAGTATGTCTGTAATATTTTTGATTCCTTTCATTTTGTTAATCAGTTcgattttcagttcaattcaattcaacagttttatttatatggcaccacatcacaacaacaattTCCTCCAGGCgatttatattgtaatgtaaagacCCTACGATGATACGgcgaacacagaaaacaaaaaaacccaacaataagATGACCCTCGAGTGTTActccaaaacactgaaaaccacTGGATTCCACTTGGCGACAACAGGAAGGAAATTTATTTTAtgcaaaggatgttgaagatggagctgccaggcaggcagaaagaggaagaccacagagaaagcTCATGGATGAGGTGGTGGAGGACATGCAAAGGGTTGGTGTAACAGAAGACGGTTggagggatagggtgagatagAGGCAAAGGATCTACTATGGTGGCCCATAATGGGAGCAActataaaaagaagaagaagaagacccTCTCTCCTTAATAACATCGTAACTCTCCACCATTCAAACCATTTTAGGACACTCTTCCATATTTATATTGTCATGTATTTGTTCCATTAATATGCTAGCTTTCACAACACTGATTTGAACTAACGAGGCTAATAACTAATGAGGCTTTAGACTGAAGCATTTATATCTGCTTCAGTTTAGCTGAAATAAGACGTTATTTCTGAGGAACACATGAGAACATTTGGTGATTTCAgtctttaataaaatatcaattATTTACAATGTATTATCTGTGATACACCCTTCAGATGGGTATGTTTCATAGTGTGCTTCCTCCCTCATTTATGTGGCGTCATTGAATCAAAGACCTGTGCAAACTATCACACAATGTTTTTGGTGATGACATAAAAAATTGGATTTCTCTAAAAATTAATGACGTGCCACCACTAAGTTCATTTTGCACATTAAGCTCCTTTGTACATCCATCGACATCTGCATACCTCACTTGTCTTCACTTACTTATTtttgtacttatttatttatctttcattatttttatctttatttatcttgttGCTTCAACCTAACTTGGCATTTGTGTTTGGACAGCAGAGGAAGAATTTCATTTGCTATTTCTTCtgtacacatgacaataaacactttgaatcttgaaCCATTTGAACTATgtcatattattttttatatggATCATCTAGCTTTGGGTGTCTCAGACATTATTAACATCATCATACTATTGGGTAAATATCATATCCATTGTGCTAAATCGAGGAACTCGAAGCcttctttgttttattaatgattttaagtttttttttctttctttgcttaaAAAGACTAAGAGCAAATATGccaaaaaaaattaatcagGGTATTGCCCGTCTCCTGCTATTCTAAATTttgactcattttattttattttttcattgctCTCCTTTACGCAAAATTTAAATGCCTGCCATATgaatcttttctgttttgtttttaaattgtatttttttctattattcaTAATTCCTCTAATGCTATATTTCTTGTACTTTTGTACTGTTCGTTGTCATTTGTATTGTTATCACTGTTATCCTCTTTGAGCGTTTGTATTTTCAATTgctcaataaattaaaaaaacaaaacaaacaaaaaaccctgtgCAAACGAAACCGCTTCCTGTTGGCTTAACGACGTCAGCAGATGTGTTTCTGAAGAACATGTCGGATGTTCCTATTTGTTCTAAAACATGTACgcagtatgtttttttgtttgtttgtttttaattggttATCGTAATTTTTTCGGTTATTGATTAAAGAAAAAGCACAAGTTTACTTCAAACTAGATAAGAAATACCCCGGGgaaatgtttattaaaataataattttaataaaaattagtaataaatgaaatataacAAAGAGATTGAATAGGTACAGTGCATAGTTTAAAAGAGATTACGATGGATAAAGCTGGTACATTTCATGCAAATTCGGAGCATTGTTAACAAAGTTAACAAAAACGAAACAGCTGCTGTGTGACGTCATCACCAAGCGACGGGAAGTGAGGCAGAAGACGCTTCTTCTTGCCGAGCAGTAGGTATGAAATGTGACCGGTGTGATcctgctgtttcctcctttctTCTACCGTCTGTTCGTGTCATTCTGTACTGAAGTCCTGCTTTTCACACTTGTTTgtaaccaggaagcagctcggCTAGTCTCGCACACAAAGTTAGCTAGTGTAGTACGTAAACAGCACGTAAACAGCACGTTAACCACCTTCGAACCACTTTGAAGCAAAGTTCCCGAATTACAGCGCAAAATGGAAATTTGAATATGGACATTTTTTATGTTAAGATGGGAAGACTTATTTATTCAGAGACCTCCTCTGGAACAGTTACACAGTGTAtttccagtttgtgtgtgtgtgtgtggccttaACCTGTTTCTCATTTTTCCAGGTTTAAAGTATGGACTTGTCGTATGGCCCATTGGTCTTGGGTGTAGCAGCTGGCCTCGGCTGTGGGCTCCTTCTTGGTTGGCGCCTTGGGGCCCGCTTTGGCGCAACATCCAAAAGTCTGTTGAAAGGGAATGGGAATGGCTCTGGAGAAGCAAGTGTGATGGGAGAAGGAGGCGAGTTCAAAATGATTCTGGTGGTCAGGAATGACCTAAAGATGGGCAAGGGGAAAGTTGCTGCCCAGTGTTCCCATGCTGCTGTGTCGGCTTACAAGCAGGTCCAACGCAGGAACCCCGAGCTGCTCAGACAGTGGGAATACTGTGGCCAGCCCAAAGTGGTGGTGAAGGCGCCTGACGAGGACACCCTGATTGATCTGCTAGGCCGCGCCAAGGAAATGGGACTTCCCGTTAGCTTGATCCAGGATGCAGGAAGGACACAGATCGCACCGGGCTCACGCACCGTGCTGGGCATTGGCCCGGGCCTGGCCGATCTGATCGACAGTGTCACTGGAGACTTGAAGCTCTACTAGAGATCCAGCTTTCAGCTGAGCTACCAGGAGTTTTATTACAGGGCTTAGTTCAGTAAtgacacatttgtacttttactgtGATAGCTCAGTAACAGAGCAGTTCTTCACATCAACGGGACGCTCAGAAATATGATGATTTAAtaacctttgtttttctttataagcATTTGCTCAAATTATGTACTGCTAATGAGAAGATTGATTTGTAGGCACTCTTACTGTGATGTTGCACTGAAGCAGCAGAGCAGGTTAAATGAATGCAACATCACAATTGTGCTGAGACTCAAtggcatttattttttcctataaaataatgttttggattttttttaatttgtgtggTCTCAAATGATTTTTTACATGTGTAACTAGAAAACTAATTCATGGGGTGCTGCTGATAAAAGCCACAGTTACAAAGCAGAGGTGGAGGTTTTACAGAACAGCAGTTCAGCAAGTCACCACACcttatttttaacatgtttaaaatgagaaaagcTTTTGTCTACATGTCAGTCATCATATGAGCTGGTCAAATTCTCTAGAAGGTAAAGAAAGATGCACTGACTAGAAAGGAGATGATGTCACGCTATTAGTGTTCGTACAACCATCCTAAGTGTATGTAACGCTGCTGTAGTAAAATCTGCTTCGTATGAAGCCGTTTCAGTGtgaaatacttgaaatgtgAGTTTAGAAAAGtgccaaataaataaagacaattgGATACATTCATGTAACTGAGTTTAAGGCTACAGATCAGAGCCATGTGTTTAAATACAACCAATGTTTCACTGTTGTGCTATGTATTTAAAAATTCCAGCCCTGATAACGTTTTGCGTCTGCCTGCCCACTTTTATGAAACACACAGTAACATCTGCTGCCACATTATAGGTAGTCTAACGTAAGTGCAGTCATATCGTCTGAGCACAGCGATTCTTTGCTTGACCTCGTGTTTTCCGGGTGAGGTGATCAGGAAAAGACATTCACATCATTGTTTTAATCATAAGCAATGtttctacactgtaaaaaaatgaAGGTGACACTTTATCATCACACTACATCAAGGTCAGTTAAATACAGAGCTCCACAAAATCCCCTTCAGCAGCCTACTTGTGCATGTTTCTGACTGAACTGCTGGACACACACTCATTGCGTGACATCCTGACACAGCGTGGGATGACCTCACAGCCCGGTGCATCTTAGCTGGCGTTCACCTGATAACAGGTCCTCCACTTTACAGACGACTGCAGGTTCACACTGAGCACCTGTGACAGACAAAGTCTGGAGATTTCATGGTGAACGCTTATGCCAGCAGCAATATCATCCAACACGACCCGTTTGGCAGAAGGTCATTGATGGTCTGGAGAGGTTTATCCTTGGATGGCCAAACAGACCAGACTTGTTGGCCAGCGGCACCCTGACTGCTGTTAGCTACAGGCATGTACCTCTCAGACTGCCTGCCAGACCTTTAGATGGTGCAGTGGGATCCTGCTGATATGGACGAAGCTCGGCCTCGCGGCCAGTGTTCCTCTGACATGAATCCAATTAAAACCTATGGAACATCAGCTATTTGTGCATCTGATGACAGCATAGAATTTCAAATTGAATGTTATTAATCGGGAACTGATTTGTAATTTAAGTGGTCCCTTAGTATTTTTTAAGCAGTGCTGGTTTTAGTGTATAATAGCTGTAATGACTTGTATAGAGCTTTATTTTACTATAGCACCCCCTA is a window encoding:
- the ptrh2 gene encoding peptidyl-tRNA hydrolase 2, mitochondrial, translating into MDLSYGPLVLGVAAGLGCGLLLGWRLGARFGATSKSLLKGNGNGSGEASVMGEGGEFKMILVVRNDLKMGKGKVAAQCSHAAVSAYKQVQRRNPELLRQWEYCGQPKVVVKAPDEDTLIDLLGRAKEMGLPVSLIQDAGRTQIAPGSRTVLGIGPGLADLIDSVTGDLKLY